The following are encoded in a window of Paraburkholderia sp. HP33-1 genomic DNA:
- a CDS encoding STM2901 family protein — MGNNRYTYGIHTGLTPPELFFYVTLEEARKELGLTDLAGVAAILLGQADVPVSGKVAGATKGTSVASMVSRRVLPNRVAMRLPMITGVGLRGMKIAFTRNLGAWVGRTIPIVGEVFMAAEAFQILRRSITAYNRLVQPADRVLG; from the coding sequence ATGGGCAACAATCGTTACACATACGGGATACACACGGGCCTGACTCCCCCTGAACTTTTCTTCTATGTCACTCTGGAGGAGGCGCGCAAGGAGCTTGGATTGACGGATCTGGCGGGCGTGGCGGCGATATTGCTTGGTCAGGCAGACGTCCCGGTATCGGGCAAGGTCGCCGGGGCGACTAAAGGAACCTCCGTCGCATCAATGGTGTCACGGCGCGTTTTGCCGAATCGCGTGGCGATGCGCTTGCCGATGATTACGGGTGTCGGTCTGCGGGGGATGAAAATTGCATTCACTCGAAACCTGGGCGCTTGGGTCGGTCGCACTATTCCGATCGTCGGCGAGGTATTCATGGCGGCCGAGGCATTCCAGATTCTGCGCCGATCGATCACGGCTTATAACAGACTCGTTCAACCGGCGGATCGGGTGTTGGGATGA